A genomic window from Acidobacteriota bacterium includes:
- a CDS encoding amidohydrolase family protein, whose product MARARGIVSGALVVAAAMSLAVGARQTVREVVFVGARLVDVEAGRLVDDATIVVRDGRVEAIGPAGQVSIPEGAARVDLQGRFVVPGFVSAHVHVGDVHGDRPRAHTDENTRRQLALFARYGITTVLSLDGEGEPGFRHRHAPPASSAGLARFYLSGDAIAAATPEEARAKVADTAARRPDFIKIRVDDNLGTAKKMPPDVYRAIIDEAHGRGLRVAAHIFYLDDAKALLRAGVDVIAHSVRDRDIDEEFIALMKARDVPYCPTLTRELSTFVYESTPSFFSDPFFLREADPAVVARLKAPEGQRALAASRSAQAYKAGLVVATRNLKRAADAGLRVVMGTDAGPLPERFQGFFEHLEMEMMVDAGLTTAQVLRAATIEGARVLRLDEVGRLAPGTWADMIVLERNPLDDIRHTRSIASVYVAGNEVPQ is encoded by the coding sequence ATGGCGAGGGCACGCGGCATCGTCTCGGGCGCGCTGGTCGTCGCGGCAGCCATGTCGCTGGCTGTTGGGGCTCGCCAGACGGTGCGGGAGGTCGTCTTCGTCGGCGCACGCCTCGTCGATGTCGAAGCCGGACGCCTCGTCGACGACGCGACCATCGTCGTGCGCGATGGCCGCGTCGAGGCCATTGGGCCAGCCGGCCAGGTATCGATTCCCGAGGGCGCTGCCCGTGTCGATCTCCAGGGGCGCTTCGTCGTCCCTGGCTTCGTCTCGGCCCACGTGCACGTGGGCGACGTGCACGGCGACCGGCCGCGTGCGCACACCGACGAGAACACACGCCGTCAACTCGCGCTCTTCGCCCGCTATGGCATCACGACCGTGCTGAGCCTCGATGGCGAAGGCGAGCCGGGCTTCCGCCATCGGCATGCCCCACCCGCCTCGTCGGCTGGTCTCGCCCGGTTCTACCTGTCGGGCGACGCCATCGCGGCGGCGACACCGGAGGAGGCACGCGCGAAGGTCGCTGACACGGCTGCGCGGCGTCCCGACTTCATCAAGATTCGCGTCGACGACAACCTCGGCACGGCGAAGAAGATGCCGCCCGACGTGTACCGGGCGATCATCGACGAGGCGCATGGCCGCGGCCTGCGCGTGGCGGCCCACATCTTCTACCTCGACGATGCGAAGGCACTCCTGCGGGCGGGTGTCGACGTCATCGCGCACAGCGTGCGCGACCGGGACATCGACGAAGAGTTCATCGCCCTGATGAAGGCCCGCGACGTGCCCTATTGCCCCACGCTGACGCGCGAGCTGTCGACGTTCGTCTACGAGTCGACCCCGTCGTTCTTCTCGGATCCGTTCTTCCTGCGCGAGGCCGACCCGGCCGTCGTCGCCCGCCTGAAGGCGCCCGAGGGTCAGCGTGCCCTGGCGGCGTCGAGAAGTGCGCAGGCCTACAAGGCTGGCCTGGTCGTGGCGACCCGCAACCTGAAGCGCGCGGCCGACGCCGGCCTCCGCGTGGTCATGGGCACGGACGCCGGGCCGCTGCCCGAGCGGTTCCAGGGCTTCTTCGAGCACCTGGAGATGGAGATGATGGTCGACGCCGGCCTGACGACCGCGCAGGTGTTGCGAGCGGCGACGATCGAGGGCGCCCGCGTCCTTCGTCTCGACGAGGTGGGGCGGCTCGCGCCCGGCACCTGGGCCGACATGATCGTGCTCGAGCGCAACCCGCTCGACGACATCCGCCACACCCGATCGATCGCCAGCGTCTACGTGGCCGGCAACGAGGTGCCCCAATAG
- a CDS encoding alpha amylase translates to MSAHLLELRRTAFVLWRPHEAAAPPRLVVGRFQAGNPPGLADRREVALSLVAGHTDLWSVRAAACGLSEGGVYHYWFEITDSHPFRDGRRVLVTDPAAFTVDWRLLAPRLPPPYDVDDQDPAAVVMYASGELVACDAAGETFAPAPPIAPRHARPNHRMVIYELPTSWTRTNVHGDPQVGVGTFRDVLALVDRQCDGENFCGVPALAPGRAHLEQLGVSALELLPVADSFVDREWGYATSNYFAPDHDLGFPVGHSSPTANTDLIALVAACHARGIRFIADVVMAFGTRAPLEQVNFPEFHIDVGLSPDDPEAQQSGGQGTRDGFGGRLWRYARPISGYDPLSGETRTIFPARQFMKTCLLRWMADFALDGLRLDSVNNVANWDFVQEYKDLARETWLARGGSADRFLVVGEELSVPLDLLRQQRLDGLWNERFKYLLRSAVLGRHDDQEPSFEWTVRKMIDCRLLGFRDGAEAVNYVGSHDVEGFRNERLFDYLHNNGIALKEERIKLAFACLLTAVGIPMIFAGDEFADEHDLAVTHPPKQRDAVNYERVDEPFRRRVFEYVSRLVRFRTTSDALSVNDTDFIHVDFHEGKRVVVWRRGRPGIDDPVVVVANFSDFGTPNASSPRAEYRVPNWPTTPGGRRWVEVTQARDVPPDWVGREPIFPWEAKVYTLASD, encoded by the coding sequence ATGTCAGCGCACCTGCTCGAGCTCAGAAGGACGGCGTTCGTGCTCTGGCGCCCGCACGAGGCAGCGGCGCCGCCTCGCCTGGTCGTCGGCCGGTTCCAGGCCGGCAACCCGCCCGGGCTCGCCGATCGCCGCGAGGTCGCCCTCAGCCTCGTCGCGGGCCACACCGATCTCTGGAGCGTTCGCGCCGCGGCGTGCGGACTGTCCGAGGGCGGCGTCTACCACTACTGGTTCGAGATCACCGACAGCCACCCCTTTCGCGACGGACGCCGCGTGCTCGTCACGGACCCCGCCGCGTTCACGGTCGACTGGCGGCTGCTCGCGCCGCGCCTGCCGCCGCCGTACGACGTCGACGACCAGGATCCGGCGGCGGTCGTGATGTACGCGTCGGGCGAGCTCGTCGCCTGCGACGCCGCAGGCGAGACGTTCGCCCCCGCGCCGCCCATCGCCCCCCGGCACGCGCGCCCGAACCACCGGATGGTCATCTACGAGCTGCCCACCTCGTGGACGCGGACCAACGTGCACGGCGACCCGCAGGTGGGCGTGGGCACGTTCCGGGACGTGCTCGCGCTCGTCGACCGCCAGTGCGACGGCGAGAACTTCTGCGGGGTGCCTGCGCTCGCCCCGGGGCGCGCCCACCTCGAGCAACTCGGCGTCTCGGCGCTCGAGCTGCTGCCGGTCGCCGACAGCTTCGTCGATCGCGAGTGGGGGTACGCGACGAGCAACTACTTCGCGCCCGACCACGACCTCGGCTTCCCCGTCGGCCATTCGTCGCCGACGGCGAACACCGACCTCATCGCCCTCGTCGCCGCCTGCCACGCGCGCGGCATCCGCTTCATCGCCGACGTCGTCATGGCCTTCGGCACGCGGGCGCCGCTCGAGCAGGTCAACTTCCCCGAGTTCCACATCGACGTCGGGCTGTCGCCCGACGACCCTGAGGCCCAGCAGTCGGGCGGTCAGGGCACGCGCGACGGGTTCGGCGGCCGACTGTGGCGCTACGCGCGACCGATCTCGGGCTACGACCCGCTGAGCGGCGAGACGCGCACGATCTTTCCGGCGCGGCAGTTCATGAAGACCTGCCTCCTGCGGTGGATGGCCGATTTCGCGCTCGACGGGTTGCGGCTCGACAGCGTCAACAACGTGGCGAACTGGGACTTCGTCCAGGAGTACAAGGACCTGGCCCGGGAGACGTGGCTCGCGCGCGGCGGGTCCGCCGACCGCTTCCTGGTAGTCGGCGAGGAGCTGTCGGTCCCGCTCGACCTGCTCCGGCAGCAGCGGCTCGACGGCCTCTGGAACGAGCGGTTCAAGTACCTGCTGCGCAGCGCGGTTCTGGGGCGCCACGACGATCAGGAGCCGAGCTTCGAGTGGACGGTCCGCAAGATGATCGACTGCCGCCTGCTCGGCTTCCGCGACGGGGCGGAGGCCGTCAACTACGTGGGCAGCCACGACGTCGAGGGCTTTCGCAACGAGCGGCTGTTCGACTACCTCCACAACAACGGCATCGCCCTCAAGGAAGAGCGGATCAAGCTCGCCTTCGCCTGCCTGCTGACGGCCGTGGGCATCCCGATGATCTTCGCCGGCGACGAGTTCGCCGACGAGCACGACCTCGCGGTGACTCATCCGCCCAAGCAACGCGATGCCGTGAACTACGAGCGCGTCGACGAGCCGTTCCGGCGACGGGTGTTCGAGTACGTCTCGCGGCTCGTGCGGTTCCGCACGACGAGCGACGCGCTGTCGGTGAACGACACCGACTTCATCCACGTGGACTTCCACGAGGGCAAGCGTGTCGTCGTGTGGCGGCGGGGCCGGCCCGGCATCGACGACCCGGTGGTCGTCGTGGCGAACTTCTCCGACTTCGGCACGCCGAACGCGAGCAGCCCGCGAGCCGAGTACCGGGTGCCCAACTGGCCGACGACCCCGGGCGGCCGGCGATGGGTCGAGGTGACGCAGGCGCGGGACGTCCCGCCCGACTGGGTTGGCCGCGAGCCGATCTTCCCCTGGGAAGCGAAGGTCTACACCCTGGCGTCCGACTGA